From Leptospira ryugenii, a single genomic window includes:
- a CDS encoding efflux RND transporter permease subunit: MNHSPEINPGFAGKLADLFLFHKLTPLIIVGSLFLGLFSVYLTPKEEEPQISVPMIDIQVAAPGFSPEETERKVIEVIERAVWGLEGVEYVYSTSKWHGGLITVRFKVGEPIEPSLVKIHHKLMETKSELPKNVQATNVRSFSIDDVPFLTLTFSSDSLDDYTLRTQVAPLARELSSTPDLAKVEMLGGRKKVVRVIVNPKQMSALGVTLPEIAQSLQTNDSLLPAGKNWSKDTVYDVEVGGQLRTVSDVTKLPVVQRGGRVIRILDLAQVIEGPEERMRQSYLFDKELGGKARNAVSIVFAKRKGTNVVRLADDLLERGNTFLKQLPPGIKMSVVRNYGSTAADKSHELIEHLLIATISVTVLIALWMGWRSALVVAIAIPVTLALTLAIYYFMGYTLNRVTLFALIFSIGILVDDAIVVVENIERHLKESPHVGIVKATLMGVSEVGNPTILATFTVIAAILPMAFVRGLMGPYMKPIPVGASLAMILSLFVAFIITPWASVKLLKHEHPKEDTDTKSLSRLDQTYIRFITWLLGAKKNALSFGLLILVLLLFGMAFVAFKAVKVKMLPFDNKEEFQVLLDYPTMTSREKSLDLSQRLIADLLKEDDIIKIQLFVGDPAPFSFSGMVKHTFLRKEEYQNDLQIVLKHKADRKRSSHEVIESLRPLLHSFSKEHKVVTKVLEIPPGPPVLATMVAEIYGPSAKEREKVTREIFEIFQKEPSVVDLDSSLRNGRKKIIYPIDSDKAGLFGIRSQSVSVTGRYLFSESPLVSLSTAVEPEEETINLSVLDSFRSSETPFQYQNLQSMETGVVSASSVMGKERTEEDRALFRKNLKPVSYVFSELSGSEEAPVYGMLKLSPKIQYETQTAEVPWNTQSSIVKWDGEWFITYEVFRDLGGAFAVVMVFIYILVLAWFRSYTVPLVIMAPIPISLIGILPGHWISGAYFTATSMIGFIAGAGIIVRNSIILVDFIEAEIQKGLPLHEAVIQAGLVRFRPMLLTASAVVVGSSIMLFDPIFQGLAVSLIFGELAATVLSRFAVPVLYYWFVGKSRKKELYRENTIAV; this comes from the coding sequence ATGAATCACTCACCAGAAATTAATCCAGGCTTTGCTGGGAAACTAGCCGATCTCTTTCTTTTCCATAAACTAACACCTTTGATTATTGTAGGTAGTTTGTTTTTAGGATTATTCTCTGTTTATTTAACACCAAAAGAAGAAGAGCCTCAAATCAGTGTGCCAATGATTGATATCCAGGTGGCTGCACCAGGATTTTCTCCGGAGGAGACAGAGAGGAAAGTAATTGAAGTGATCGAGAGAGCAGTGTGGGGATTGGAAGGAGTGGAATATGTTTACTCAACAAGTAAGTGGCATGGGGGACTCATCACAGTACGTTTTAAAGTAGGAGAACCCATTGAACCATCACTTGTGAAAATCCATCATAAACTAATGGAAACAAAGTCTGAGTTACCGAAGAACGTACAGGCGACAAATGTGCGATCTTTTTCCATTGATGATGTACCATTTTTGACATTAACATTTAGTTCAGACTCTTTAGATGATTATACTTTGCGGACACAGGTTGCGCCACTCGCAAGAGAACTATCTTCAACACCTGATTTAGCAAAGGTAGAAATGTTAGGTGGTAGAAAGAAAGTTGTCCGGGTGATTGTGAATCCAAAACAGATGAGCGCATTGGGAGTCACGCTACCCGAAATCGCTCAATCTTTGCAAACAAATGACTCTCTTTTGCCTGCGGGAAAGAACTGGTCTAAAGACACTGTCTATGATGTGGAAGTCGGGGGACAATTGAGGACTGTATCAGATGTTACAAAATTGCCAGTGGTCCAAAGGGGGGGAAGGGTCATCCGGATTTTGGATCTGGCTCAAGTGATTGAGGGTCCAGAAGAAAGGATGAGACAATCCTATTTGTTTGACAAAGAATTAGGAGGGAAGGCTCGCAACGCAGTGTCGATCGTCTTTGCAAAACGCAAAGGAACGAATGTCGTCCGTTTGGCGGATGATCTCTTGGAACGAGGCAATACATTTTTAAAACAATTACCACCTGGCATCAAAATGTCAGTAGTTAGAAATTATGGAAGTACTGCCGCAGATAAATCACATGAACTCATCGAACATTTGCTTATAGCTACTATCTCCGTAACCGTACTCATTGCACTTTGGATGGGTTGGCGTTCTGCCTTGGTTGTCGCGATCGCGATTCCAGTTACTTTGGCTCTGACTCTAGCCATTTATTACTTTATGGGCTACACTTTGAACAGGGTGACACTATTTGCCTTAATCTTTTCCATTGGGATCTTGGTTGATGATGCAATTGTCGTAGTCGAAAATATCGAAAGACACTTAAAAGAAAGCCCACATGTCGGAATCGTAAAAGCTACTCTTATGGGAGTATCGGAGGTTGGGAATCCCACAATACTTGCTACTTTTACAGTGATCGCCGCCATTTTACCTATGGCCTTTGTCCGTGGGCTTATGGGGCCCTATATGAAGCCAATACCAGTTGGTGCTAGTTTGGCGATGATCCTTTCCTTATTTGTTGCATTTATCATAACGCCATGGGCATCCGTAAAATTGCTCAAACATGAACATCCAAAAGAAGACACAGATACAAAGTCGTTGTCTCGACTAGACCAAACCTACATTCGCTTCATTACATGGCTATTAGGTGCAAAGAAAAATGCACTCTCATTTGGTCTTCTCATTCTAGTGTTACTTTTGTTTGGAATGGCCTTTGTCGCATTTAAAGCAGTGAAGGTAAAGATGCTTCCCTTTGATAACAAAGAGGAGTTTCAAGTTTTATTGGATTATCCCACAATGACGAGCAGAGAAAAAAGTTTGGATTTATCCCAAAGATTGATAGCCGACTTATTAAAGGAAGACGACATCATAAAGATACAACTCTTTGTTGGAGACCCTGCTCCTTTTTCCTTTTCGGGAATGGTCAAACATACCTTTTTACGGAAAGAAGAGTATCAGAATGATTTACAAATTGTTTTGAAACACAAAGCAGATCGAAAACGGTCAAGCCATGAAGTGATCGAATCTCTCCGTCCATTGCTTCACTCATTTAGTAAGGAACACAAGGTAGTGACAAAAGTTTTAGAAATTCCACCCGGGCCTCCAGTTCTTGCAACGATGGTTGCAGAAATCTATGGTCCAAGCGCAAAGGAAAGAGAAAAGGTCACTCGAGAGATCTTTGAGATCTTCCAAAAAGAACCGAGTGTTGTAGATCTAGATAGTTCACTTCGGAATGGCAGAAAAAAGATCATCTATCCTATCGATTCTGATAAGGCTGGTCTCTTTGGCATTCGGAGCCAGAGTGTATCGGTAACAGGACGGTATCTCTTCTCTGAATCTCCTCTAGTCAGTTTGAGCACAGCAGTGGAACCAGAAGAGGAAACGATAAATCTCTCGGTTTTGGATTCATTTCGTTCTTCCGAAACACCTTTCCAATACCAGAATTTACAGTCCATGGAAACTGGTGTAGTGTCAGCTAGTTCCGTGATGGGTAAAGAAAGAACCGAAGAAGACCGCGCTTTATTTCGAAAGAATTTAAAACCGGTGTCCTATGTTTTCAGTGAATTGTCTGGTTCTGAGGAGGCTCCTGTCTATGGCATGTTAAAACTTTCTCCTAAGATACAATATGAAACTCAAACAGCAGAAGTACCTTGGAATACACAATCTTCGATTGTTAAATGGGATGGCGAGTGGTTCATCACCTATGAAGTTTTCCGCGATCTAGGAGGAGCTTTTGCCGTTGTGATGGTATTTATTTATATTTTGGTCTTAGCTTGGTTCCGCAGTTATACGGTTCCGCTTGTAATCATGGCACCTATCCCCATCTCCCTTATCGGCATTTTGCCTGGGCATTGGATCTCTGGTGCTTACTTTACTGCTACTAGTATGATTGGTTTTATCGCAGGAGCTGGCATCATAGTTCGAAACTCTATCATTCTGGTGGATTTCATTGAAGCAGAAATTCAGAAAGGTCTACCCTTACATGAAGCCGTTATCCAAGC
- a CDS encoding TolC family protein has translation MNRILFFSFFLSAGVSLSAEGISFAEIWKMVETHSYQRKAKTLEAKAGELAKERSDRHWLPRIYTDVRTYHTNDPALNLLGKLGQRQANDADFSTSSSRLRPGNYLDSSNQPYTNLNSDTANIFAKDTLNYPGYNTYSRGSLGLEFSLYEGGSSEAYSKLQEKRSIGLRWEVEAIKDREFANTARYYRGIQSIQEFLARIDQIKKTEARFQSSYQLANRGNPVGYSGYLALKSLKNRLLTMEKESAALLLEFKDSLSVLSGLSAQEISPIPSDLFPFLESEFPYLPNEAQTNVSKAMGAYTEGEILKSDLEMAKFLPKVGLYSEANAYSGARSTQTAYNAGVYVQMNLYSPKELGSVEEAKLNAEAAKQKFADLKEKELHLLKILRARESSLRESYALVKESLKNQEEQVSYMQRLFQSGAITAIQFAEVLNRSADLAKALLDIELNYLSVRTEFHLFQEGKSNESLTRN, from the coding sequence ATGAATCGGATCCTCTTTTTTAGTTTTTTCCTCTCCGCAGGAGTTTCACTTTCCGCTGAGGGGATATCATTTGCGGAAATTTGGAAAATGGTAGAAACACATTCCTACCAAAGAAAAGCAAAAACATTGGAAGCAAAGGCAGGCGAGCTGGCAAAAGAAAGAAGTGATCGACACTGGTTGCCCAGGATTTACACGGATGTGCGAACCTATCATACCAATGACCCAGCCTTAAACTTGTTGGGGAAACTTGGACAAAGACAGGCAAATGATGCAGATTTTTCAACCTCTTCCTCTCGTTTGCGACCCGGTAACTATCTAGATTCTTCTAACCAGCCTTATACGAATCTAAATTCAGATACCGCAAATATTTTTGCAAAGGATACTCTTAATTATCCTGGGTACAATACGTATTCAAGGGGGAGTCTGGGATTGGAATTTTCTCTCTATGAGGGGGGATCTTCAGAAGCCTATTCTAAACTCCAAGAAAAAAGATCGATAGGTTTACGTTGGGAAGTAGAGGCAATTAAGGATAGGGAGTTCGCCAACACAGCCCGCTATTACAGGGGGATACAATCCATCCAAGAGTTTTTGGCTCGCATAGATCAGATCAAAAAAACGGAAGCTCGTTTCCAATCTAGTTACCAATTGGCTAATCGAGGAAATCCTGTTGGATATTCAGGTTACTTAGCATTAAAATCATTAAAGAACCGTCTTCTGACAATGGAAAAGGAAAGCGCTGCACTTCTCTTGGAGTTTAAAGATAGCCTTTCTGTTTTGTCAGGATTATCAGCTCAAGAAATAAGTCCTATTCCTTCAGATCTATTTCCCTTTCTGGAGTCTGAGTTTCCTTACCTTCCTAACGAAGCTCAAACCAATGTTTCAAAAGCGATGGGGGCCTACACCGAGGGCGAAATCTTAAAATCAGATTTAGAGATGGCAAAGTTTCTTCCCAAAGTTGGTTTGTATTCTGAAGCGAATGCGTATAGCGGCGCAAGGAGTACCCAAACTGCATACAATGCTGGCGTATATGTTCAAATGAATTTATATAGCCCAAAGGAACTTGGTTCGGTGGAGGAGGCAAAATTAAATGCCGAAGCCGCAAAACAAAAATTTGCTGATCTCAAAGAGAAGGAGTTACATCTTCTAAAAATATTAAGAGCAAGGGAATCGAGTTTACGTGAATCATATGCTTTGGTAAAGGAATCCCTAAAAAACCAAGAAGAGCAAGTTTCCTACATGCAAAGGTTATTCCAATCAGGGGCAATCACTGCGATTCAGTTCGCTGAAGTGTTAAATCGGTCCGCAGATTTGGCAAAGGCACTATTAGATATCGAACTTAACTATTTATCAGTTCGAACAGAATTTCATCTGTTCCAAGAAGGAAAGTCCAATGAATCACTCACCAGAAATTAA
- a CDS encoding YgaP-like transmembrane domain — translation MYLASTKTWYLERVLYLIAGIMSLLGVSLGFFLSPWGFLLNVLVGLNLIIFASTGFCIMSVLLARLGIQAKCSKE, via the coding sequence ATGTATTTGGCATCAACAAAAACATGGTATTTGGAGCGAGTGTTGTATCTCATCGCAGGGATTATGAGTCTTTTGGGAGTGAGCCTTGGTTTCTTTTTGAGCCCATGGGGCTTTCTTTTGAACGTACTCGTCGGGCTTAACTTAATCATATTTGCAAGTACAGGATTTTGTATCATGTCGGTCCTCTTGGCTCGATTGGGAATCCAAGCAAAATGTAGCAAGGAATGA
- a CDS encoding metal-sensitive transcriptional regulator — protein sequence MVTLEEKTKLIHRLNRIQGQVEAIKRSILEEEKDCEKAILLLKAANQAMKKFGEAYIQEYMASCFQEKKNQASIESDIKKAIKAAFSL from the coding sequence ATGGTCACTTTAGAAGAAAAAACAAAACTCATCCACCGCCTCAATCGGATCCAAGGCCAGGTCGAGGCGATCAAACGTTCTATTCTGGAGGAGGAGAAAGACTGCGAAAAGGCCATCCTTCTTTTAAAAGCTGCAAACCAAGCAATGAAAAAGTTTGGTGAAGCCTATATCCAGGAGTATATGGCTTCTTGTTTCCAAGAAAAGAAAAACCAGGCCTCCATTGAATCCGATATCAAAAAAGCCATCAAAGCTGCCTTCTCACTCTAA
- a CDS encoding succinate CoA transferase, with the protein MPVTNPFIESKLKTADEIALLLPREVTIGASGFTPAGYPKVIPKAFAKRIESESSKTFSINLYAGASTGEELDGVLAKTGALRLRIPYQSNSYLRNLINTGKTDFIDMHLSHVVKYIEHGLLPEIDVAIVEAIDVSSDGKIYLTTSSGMSATYLKAAKEIYIELTDIHPIELKGYHDIYLPDHHSKGLAIPIHNVEDRVGLPYIQVPLEKIKGIVRTSVPDAAVEFKAPDSDCLQIAEHVLSFLQHEIKKGRIPKEYLPFQNGVGNIANAVLGSMAKDSSFHEIQMYTEVLQDSVFDLIDAGKLTVASTSALTFSQKGLKRFHENIGEWKSKFIIRPQEISNHPEVIRRLGLIAMNTALEVDIYGNVNSTHVMGTSMMNGIGGSGDFTRNSHLSIFMTPSLAKKGDISAIVPFVSHVDHNEHSTMIIVTEQGLADLRACPPKKRAELIIQKCAHPSYRPLLMEYFEDAVQNSPGKHSPHILSKAFSFHERFIATGSMKPRA; encoded by the coding sequence ATGCCCGTTACGAATCCTTTCATTGAATCAAAATTAAAAACAGCCGATGAAATTGCCCTTCTTCTGCCCCGCGAAGTGACCATCGGAGCCTCAGGCTTTACTCCGGCTGGATACCCCAAAGTGATTCCGAAAGCATTTGCAAAACGGATAGAATCAGAGTCGAGTAAGACCTTTTCCATCAATCTATATGCTGGTGCCTCGACAGGTGAAGAGTTGGACGGAGTGCTCGCAAAAACAGGAGCTTTACGATTAAGAATCCCTTATCAATCCAACTCATATCTAAGAAATCTCATCAACACGGGTAAGACGGATTTCATCGACATGCACCTTTCCCATGTCGTAAAGTACATTGAGCACGGTTTGTTGCCTGAAATTGATGTGGCCATTGTTGAGGCAATTGATGTGAGCTCGGATGGAAAGATCTATTTAACAACCTCTTCCGGAATGAGTGCTACGTACCTTAAGGCTGCAAAAGAAATCTATATAGAACTAACAGATATCCATCCAATTGAACTCAAAGGGTATCATGATATTTATTTGCCTGACCACCATAGCAAAGGATTGGCGATACCTATCCATAACGTTGAGGATAGGGTAGGACTTCCGTACATCCAAGTGCCCTTAGAAAAAATCAAAGGGATTGTCCGCACTTCGGTTCCAGATGCTGCTGTAGAATTCAAAGCGCCGGACTCCGATTGTTTGCAAATAGCTGAACATGTTCTTTCATTTTTGCAACATGAAATCAAAAAAGGAAGGATTCCTAAAGAATACCTACCTTTCCAAAATGGAGTTGGAAACATTGCCAATGCTGTTCTTGGAAGTATGGCTAAGGATTCCTCCTTCCATGAAATCCAAATGTATACAGAAGTTTTGCAAGACTCCGTATTTGATTTGATTGATGCAGGTAAACTCACAGTTGCTTCCACATCTGCCTTAACCTTCTCTCAAAAAGGACTCAAACGATTCCATGAGAATATTGGTGAGTGGAAATCAAAATTTATTATACGACCTCAAGAGATCAGTAACCACCCAGAGGTAATTAGGCGCTTGGGTCTCATCGCGATGAATACGGCACTGGAAGTCGATATCTATGGCAATGTGAATTCTACTCATGTGATGGGCACATCGATGATGAATGGGATTGGAGGGTCTGGAGACTTTACTAGAAATTCCCATCTTTCCATATTTATGACTCCTTCACTTGCCAAGAAGGGAGATATTTCTGCCATCGTTCCCTTTGTATCCCATGTAGACCACAATGAACATTCCACTATGATCATTGTAACAGAACAAGGATTAGCTGACCTTAGAGCTTGCCCTCCCAAAAAGAGAGCCGAACTCATCATCCAAAAATGTGCGCACCCAAGTTACAGACCTTTATTGATGGAATATTTCGAAGATGCAGTCCAGAATTCCCCTGGCAAACATAGCCCCCATATTCTCTCAAAAGCCTTTAGCTTCCATGAACGGTTTATTGCTACCGGAAGTATGAAACCCCGGGCTTAA
- a CDS encoding zinc ribbon domain-containing protein has translation MKKSKILEHMDFLLYFYFLLFGMILILPFLVFYLRGQGEGSPFRKDESEYLQPYLQKRENLLDSLKDLRSDFSSGKITEEEFKSNSLPLLGELESLETSKEQMVNSTLETVPVKIIEGWQCQQCGAYTKLPNAKFCPECGASRYA, from the coding sequence ATGAAAAAGTCGAAAATCCTTGAGCATATGGATTTTCTTCTCTATTTTTATTTTTTGCTTTTTGGAATGATTCTGATCCTACCGTTTTTGGTATTCTATTTGCGAGGGCAAGGTGAAGGTTCTCCTTTCAGAAAAGATGAATCCGAATACCTCCAACCCTATCTCCAAAAGCGCGAAAATCTACTCGATAGTTTAAAAGACCTAAGGAGTGATTTTTCCTCCGGTAAAATAACAGAGGAAGAGTTTAAGTCAAATTCATTACCTTTGTTAGGTGAGCTTGAGTCATTGGAAACTAGTAAAGAGCAAATGGTAAACAGCACTTTAGAAACCGTTCCTGTAAAGATCATCGAAGGATGGCAATGCCAACAATGTGGTGCCTACACAAAACTACCCAATGCAAAATTTTGCCCAGAGTGCGGAGCCTCTCGATACGCTTAG
- a CDS encoding ABC transporter ATP-binding protein encodes MKIYKKLWPYLVRYKYRLTIGVFLSIFVSIFNGVSLTSLIPIFDSLGSSENYKFQLALTKADQEFLKKQESEVVPYTLEWGKFYFARTKSYINQELAKRTPDELVYLFCLIIIPIYLLKMICLAGTIYFVNSAGLLSVRDLRMALYLKLQDLPLNDFLREKTGILMSRIINDVDTVGKVVSNDLKDAINDFFSILIHLAILLILSWELFFLIFIVIPFILGPVNTLAERIRKSTKSQQDRLSALNGDLQEVISGIRVIRAFSMEAHESQRFFDVNHDLSEKTFKNHFYHQVGPAMVELSGSIVTMIFLGIGAYLLEDPGFSRGKFLVFFITLIFLMRPLKQMGILNNLVQASASAGERVFEILNRESDIKEAPNSVSLGPLGKEILYQNVSYVYPGTEKYALRSLNLRIPKGGTIAIVGSSGAGKSTLIDLLPRLIDPTEGAILWDGVDARQLKIGNLRRRIGVVSQNIFLFNGTIRENISYGKPEASEEEIRKAADDAFATEFIESFEEGFDTIVGERGVMLSGGQRQRISIARTLLADPEVLVLDEATSALDTESERLIQQAFVRLYHNKTVIIIAHRLSTVKIADTIYYIEDGEIKESGSHQDLLAIPDSKYKRLYDLQFQVTNST; translated from the coding sequence GTGAAGATTTATAAAAAACTCTGGCCATACTTAGTCCGATACAAATACAGACTTACCATCGGAGTTTTTCTCTCTATTTTTGTCTCTATCTTTAATGGTGTTTCGCTCACTTCTCTCATTCCTATTTTTGATTCCTTGGGCTCGAGTGAGAATTATAAATTCCAATTGGCCTTAACCAAAGCAGACCAAGAATTTCTAAAAAAACAAGAATCGGAAGTAGTTCCCTATACTTTGGAATGGGGAAAGTTTTATTTCGCCAGAACCAAATCCTATATCAACCAAGAGCTCGCCAAACGAACACCTGATGAGCTGGTCTATCTTTTTTGTTTGATCATCATACCTATCTATCTTTTGAAGATGATCTGTTTGGCGGGCACTATCTATTTCGTAAATTCTGCAGGCTTGCTTTCCGTTAGAGACCTTCGGATGGCTTTGTATCTTAAGCTCCAAGACCTTCCTTTAAATGACTTTCTCAGAGAAAAGACAGGAATCTTAATGAGTAGGATCATCAACGATGTGGATACAGTAGGAAAGGTTGTTTCCAATGATTTGAAAGATGCGATCAATGATTTTTTTTCCATCCTCATCCATCTAGCGATTCTTTTGATCCTAAGTTGGGAATTGTTTTTTTTGATTTTCATCGTCATTCCCTTTATATTAGGTCCAGTGAATACACTTGCGGAGAGAATTCGCAAATCGACAAAGAGCCAACAAGATCGGTTGTCCGCATTGAATGGTGATTTACAAGAAGTGATCAGTGGCATTCGGGTCATACGGGCTTTCTCTATGGAAGCACACGAGTCACAAAGATTCTTTGATGTTAATCATGACCTTTCTGAAAAAACTTTTAAGAATCATTTCTATCACCAGGTAGGACCCGCGATGGTAGAACTCTCTGGATCGATTGTGACGATGATTTTTTTAGGTATTGGAGCCTATCTCTTGGAAGACCCAGGTTTTTCTCGCGGAAAGTTTTTGGTTTTCTTTATCACACTCATTTTTCTAATGCGTCCTCTCAAACAAATGGGTATTCTCAATAATTTGGTGCAGGCATCTGCTTCTGCGGGAGAGCGTGTCTTTGAGATACTGAACCGTGAAAGTGATATCAAAGAAGCACCTAATAGTGTCTCACTTGGCCCACTTGGCAAAGAAATCCTCTACCAAAATGTATCGTATGTATACCCAGGGACAGAAAAGTATGCTTTACGCTCACTCAATCTTAGGATCCCGAAAGGTGGTACCATCGCCATTGTGGGTTCGTCTGGTGCCGGAAAATCAACTCTCATTGATCTATTGCCACGACTTATAGACCCGACGGAAGGAGCGATTCTTTGGGATGGAGTTGATGCACGCCAATTAAAAATTGGAAATCTCAGGAGAAGAATTGGCGTAGTTAGTCAAAATATATTTCTTTTTAATGGAACGATTCGAGAGAACATTTCGTACGGAAAACCTGAGGCAAGTGAAGAAGAAATTCGTAAGGCAGCAGACGATGCTTTTGCCACAGAGTTTATAGAATCATTTGAAGAAGGGTTTGATACAATTGTGGGCGAAAGGGGAGTGATGCTCAGTGGTGGCCAAAGACAAAGGATTTCCATCGCAAGAACTCTTTTGGCAGATCCTGAGGTTTTAGTCTTGGATGAAGCAACGAGTGCACTCGATACCGAATCGGAAAGATTGATCCAACAAGCATTTGTTAGGCTCTATCACAACAAAACTGTCATCATCATCGCACATAGACTTTCTACAGTCAAAATTGCTGATACTATCTATTATATAGAGGATGGAGAAATCAAAGAATCGGGTAGCCACCAAGATTTATTGGCGATTCCCGATTCAAAATACAAACGATTGTATGATTTACAATTCCAAGTAACGAATTCTACCTAA
- a CDS encoding ABC transporter substrate-binding protein, with protein MARVFYKSSRMGTISLVLLLLSLTFCQKEPNPKQLMIALPTDPPSLDPLLATDLSSQKISRFLYSHLYKFQGAKVNKDLVEEERVYVTKGEQVWHLRLQEKHGLRAKDVQYSLERLLSSNSPRVADYKFLHSVIVKGEREVSLYIDSQAKEWEVKEKLALPFAAILKENALGSSLFSSFGDYEVTEWKKNEYLDLKRKEENNSLPESVRLQILPQSTTSLFLYKKQMLDAFKLSDFMLNLEIADEKHSLSKRGRSIQYVAINHNNPCFDLAFRKALNYAIPREFIIEKLLYNKADPIVSSIPLPFYEEVFKEKRTSVYFFDTEKANAYLKSSKCYPNILDQKIEFRMRADDENQTKGRAIVEALKSLGLNVQIKGMEKAPLYKENGEGKGDLTLLTWYSDYPSIWNFLDPLFHDQKLGNSGNRAHYKNAALTKLLDEKKDLKMAKQIIGIIENEAPWIFLWSLQENYLISDKFIQFPMLSDYL; from the coding sequence ATGGCCAGAGTTTTTTATAAATCTTCACGGATGGGTACTATTTCCTTAGTTTTGCTTCTCTTGTCCCTCACTTTTTGCCAAAAAGAGCCCAATCCTAAGCAGCTGATGATTGCACTCCCTACGGACCCTCCAAGCCTCGATCCCCTTTTGGCAACCGATCTTTCTAGCCAAAAGATTTCACGGTTTCTTTATTCCCATCTGTACAAGTTCCAGGGAGCCAAGGTAAACAAGGATTTAGTAGAGGAAGAGAGAGTTTACGTTACGAAAGGCGAGCAAGTTTGGCATTTACGTTTGCAAGAAAAACATGGTTTGCGAGCGAAAGATGTTCAATACAGTTTGGAAAGGCTACTTTCTTCTAATTCTCCTCGCGTTGCAGACTATAAGTTTTTGCATTCCGTAATCGTAAAAGGCGAAAGAGAGGTTTCCTTGTACATCGACTCCCAAGCCAAGGAGTGGGAGGTAAAAGAAAAATTAGCTCTCCCTTTTGCAGCCATTCTTAAAGAAAATGCGCTCGGCTCTTCTCTTTTCTCTTCTTTTGGTGACTATGAAGTGACTGAGTGGAAAAAAAATGAATATTTAGATCTCAAACGTAAGGAAGAAAACAATTCACTACCAGAAAGTGTGAGACTACAAATACTACCTCAATCGACTACGTCCTTATTTCTTTACAAAAAACAAATGTTAGATGCGTTTAAGCTGTCTGACTTTATGCTAAATCTTGAGATTGCAGATGAAAAACATAGCCTCTCAAAGCGAGGCCGATCCATACAATATGTTGCCATCAATCATAACAATCCTTGTTTTGATCTAGCCTTTAGAAAGGCACTCAACTATGCCATACCTAGAGAATTTATCATAGAAAAATTATTATATAATAAAGCTGATCCCATTGTGTCATCTATCCCTTTGCCTTTTTATGAAGAAGTATTCAAAGAAAAAAGAACCTCGGTCTATTTCTTTGATACCGAGAAAGCAAATGCATATTTAAAGAGTTCAAAGTGTTACCCAAATATTTTGGACCAGAAAATAGAATTTAGAATGAGAGCGGATGATGAAAACCAAACAAAAGGTCGGGCAATCGTAGAGGCACTCAAATCACTAGGATTGAATGTACAAATTAAGGGAATGGAAAAAGCTCCCCTCTACAAAGAAAATGGGGAGGGCAAAGGAGATCTCACACTCCTCACATGGTATTCTGACTATCCCTCGATTTGGAATTTTTTGGACCCTTTGTTTCATGATCAAAAATTGGGGAATTCTGGAAACCGAGCACACTACAAAAATGCGGCGCTTACAAAACTATTGGATGAAAAAAAAGATCTCAAGATGGCAAAACAAATCATTGGCATCATCGAAAATGAAGCGCCTTGGATCTTTCTTTGGTCTTTACAAGAAAACTATCTCATCTCAGACAAATTTATTCAGTTCCCAATGCTTTCGGATTATCTATAA